The Pirellulales bacterium genome window below encodes:
- a CDS encoding recombinase family protein encodes QIFTPAKQKEFSMSVAVYLRVSTLDQEKGIASQEKAIADYLAGHSITDVVWYRDRMSGKNLQRPEFDRMSKAIFNGTHKTVIVWKLDRLSRSLRDGINVLCDYLAKDVRVIAVSQQLDFSGSVGQMIASVLFAVAQMERENLRENTKRGLAAAKSKGVRLGQPIKIDANAVAELRNRGLGYTAIARQLGCTAQGARDSFKRSMATVG; translated from the coding sequence CCAGATTTTTACTCCCGCAAAACAAAAGGAGTTCTCAATGTCCGTAGCAGTTTACTTGCGTGTGTCGACACTAGATCAGGAAAAGGGCATCGCCAGCCAAGAGAAAGCGATTGCCGATTACCTCGCTGGTCACTCGATTACCGATGTAGTGTGGTATCGCGACCGCATGAGCGGAAAGAACCTACAGCGGCCCGAATTCGATCGTATGTCCAAGGCTATTTTCAACGGCACGCATAAGACGGTTATCGTTTGGAAACTCGATCGACTGAGCCGATCGCTACGGGATGGGATCAACGTGTTGTGTGATTACCTTGCCAAGGACGTAAGGGTTATCGCGGTAAGCCAACAGTTGGATTTTTCGGGTAGCGTTGGCCAGATGATTGCCAGCGTGCTTTTTGCAGTTGCACAAATGGAGCGTGAAAACCTACGCGAGAACACCAAGCGTGGCTTGGCTGCTGCAAAGTCGAAAGGCGTTCGCCTCGGACAGCCCATCAAGATCGACGCGAACGCCGTCGCAGAGCTTCGCAATCGGGGCCTTGGCTACACGGCCATCGCTCGCCAGCTAGGTTGTACCGCACAAGGGGCCCGCGACAGTTTCAAGCGATCGATGGCCACTGTCGGCTAA
- a CDS encoding DUF2213 domain-containing protein: MGSYLIKNLEGRPHVVVPVTMIVEGVLNGSHGPLMYPRSTLRNVRAWNGRPVVVHHPTMEANGLADDPVIYNKQKIGTLFNAGYDAKRRALVAEAWIDKARVQSFPQVHKAIRAGRALEVSTGVITDNDEIAGTFNGRDYLAVVRSMHPDHLAILPGLRGACDRKMGCGTHAVENVAGSW; encoded by the coding sequence ATGGGTTCCTATCTAATCAAGAACCTCGAAGGACGTCCGCATGTAGTGGTCCCAGTGACCATGATCGTGGAAGGCGTACTCAATGGGTCTCACGGGCCACTGATGTACCCGCGATCGACCCTTCGCAATGTGCGGGCTTGGAATGGGCGTCCCGTCGTGGTGCATCATCCCACGATGGAGGCCAACGGGCTGGCTGACGATCCGGTGATCTACAACAAGCAGAAGATAGGCACGCTATTCAACGCTGGGTATGACGCCAAGCGTAGGGCCTTAGTCGCAGAGGCATGGATCGACAAGGCGAGGGTCCAATCGTTTCCGCAAGTCCACAAAGCCATTAGGGCTGGCCGTGCGTTGGAGGTAAGCACCGGTGTGATTACGGACAACGATGAGATCGCAGGCACGTTCAACGGGAGGGATTACTTGGCCGTCGTGAGATCAATGCATCCTGATCATCTCGCAATTTTACCGGGTTTAAGAGGGGCATGTGATCGCAAGATGGGTTGCGGAACACATGCCGTTGAGAACGTTGCTGGATCGTGGTGA
- a CDS encoding recombinase family protein, which yields MAPKAPAKLRAVGYCRTSGPGQKASQTTSIGGQDERVRDFVAFKEWKLVKVYIDESVSGGSIAPRDAFVQMMRDAEAGMFDVLVPFDVKRFARDGFDILNESRRLKKQLGIRTVDTQGTHDSDGPPLINFLHAGIAEMEVGLIKDRTYGGKVRRARDKSKKPPIKAKPWGRTYDTDKKRWVAIPECKALLNRIAKRYLNGENPRKLAEEFKDDFGSYSKVYRYLKDRRTEWGINFVDETVEIPDADRNAVYPMEPLLSESTIDAIYRRMAKNKKGAKGAKRLYLLSGYIYCEKCGYALTGQDQKRAHTKYRHSAEGPATACPKPWPYPICEKIEEAVVRKLLETFSNPPAIRRAIEAAIPNLDEIKGYIAERDVIDGKIAKLKVARKKQQQSLNDEAVSYEDVKPILVDLNEREQVLVDRRSRLTSMIETAPSQQQMNGHATRLMKRVADLVAKALPPAKARKGKPTKPKAGEISFPNENWMSPEVYDQMRAALTPAIKSFETFNRLLHDPEFETDPKEFKKLSDEFDKTWVQFQTTLLAHEGAFYDRLSFTDKRALIEHAFDITLPDGRQPGVYVRAVDSSNHRDKDFEFTLRGNAAFDREMGDTLGINEFQHR from the coding sequence ATGGCTCCAAAAGCCCCCGCCAAGTTGCGTGCTGTCGGCTACTGCCGTACATCTGGCCCCGGTCAAAAGGCGAGCCAAACTACCTCGATAGGTGGCCAGGACGAACGGGTTCGTGATTTCGTCGCGTTCAAAGAATGGAAACTCGTCAAGGTTTACATCGACGAGAGCGTTAGCGGCGGATCAATCGCCCCGCGTGACGCATTCGTTCAAATGATGCGTGACGCGGAAGCGGGTATGTTCGATGTACTTGTTCCATTCGACGTGAAACGATTTGCTCGTGATGGGTTCGACATCCTCAACGAATCGCGTCGACTCAAGAAACAGCTAGGGATTCGCACGGTCGACACCCAAGGTACGCACGACAGTGACGGCCCGCCCCTTATCAATTTCCTCCACGCTGGCATCGCTGAAATGGAGGTAGGGCTTATCAAGGATAGGACCTATGGCGGGAAGGTCAGACGAGCCAGGGACAAGAGCAAAAAGCCCCCCATCAAAGCCAAGCCCTGGGGTCGCACGTATGACACTGACAAAAAGCGATGGGTGGCAATTCCCGAATGCAAGGCTCTGCTAAACCGAATCGCCAAGCGATACCTCAATGGCGAGAACCCCCGCAAACTAGCCGAAGAGTTTAAGGACGATTTCGGCAGCTATAGCAAGGTATACCGATACCTAAAGGATCGGCGTACGGAGTGGGGTATCAATTTCGTCGACGAGACGGTTGAGATTCCCGACGCGGACCGTAACGCGGTTTACCCGATGGAGCCCTTGTTGAGTGAGTCGACCATCGATGCCATCTACAGGCGAATGGCAAAAAACAAAAAGGGTGCCAAGGGTGCCAAACGTCTCTATCTGCTGTCGGGCTATATCTACTGCGAAAAGTGTGGCTATGCACTGACGGGCCAAGATCAGAAACGAGCCCATACCAAGTATCGTCACTCGGCCGAGGGGCCAGCTACGGCATGCCCCAAGCCTTGGCCCTATCCGATCTGCGAAAAGATTGAAGAGGCTGTTGTCCGCAAGTTGCTCGAGACCTTTTCAAACCCGCCAGCGATACGCCGTGCAATCGAGGCCGCTATCCCGAACCTGGACGAGATCAAGGGCTATATCGCGGAGCGTGACGTCATCGACGGCAAGATCGCCAAATTGAAAGTTGCTCGCAAAAAACAGCAGCAGTCGCTAAACGATGAGGCCGTTTCGTATGAGGATGTCAAACCGATATTGGTTGACCTGAACGAACGAGAGCAAGTGTTGGTCGATCGTCGCAGCAGGTTGACAAGCATGATCGAAACAGCACCCAGTCAGCAGCAGATGAATGGGCATGCAACACGGTTGATGAAACGGGTGGCAGACCTAGTTGCTAAGGCATTGCCACCCGCCAAGGCACGCAAGGGCAAACCGACAAAGCCGAAAGCCGGTGAGATCAGTTTCCCGAATGAGAACTGGATGAGCCCTGAGGTATACGACCAAATGCGGGCCGCGTTGACACCGGCTATCAAGTCGTTTGAGACATTCAACCGCCTGCTCCACGATCCCGAATTTGAAACTGATCCTAAAGAGTTCAAAAAGCTGTCAGACGAATTCGACAAGACATGGGTTCAGTTTCAAACGACCCTGCTCGCCCATGAGGGGGCGTTTTACGATCGCCTATCGTTCACTGACAAGCGAGCCCTGATAGAACATGCGTTCGACATAACGCTACCCGATGGGCGACAGCCGGGGGTGTACGTGAGAGCGGTTGACAGCAGCAACCATCGGGATAAAGATTTCGAGTTTACGCTACGCGGAAATGCCGCATTTGACCGGGAAATGGGCGATACTTTAGGTATCAATGAATTTCAGCATCGTTGA
- a CDS encoding DUF6263 family protein, which yields MRFETKTDTTQEIKDDLHHIEMTETCICDVAWEIKNVTNDGTATVSRAVERIRYERSHSDEPPIAFDSQHPQGSTLPVKVANGCHLLIHKPFLAKVTAVGKVLEVYFPDELAAKLHKEVPQNLGTLQFSPSYLKRWIGQSFATLPEQSVAIGHTWEEQDFQRNQTSTTKFTLTGQEDYEGKQVDKIEMVGISQIDLPSELQVVAKQQSTTGKIYWDNACGSLVESNVRTKMNFVFRKDNLSSEQHFMFTVSVKRLGTENDGAGDASRTR from the coding sequence ATGCGATTTGAAACGAAGACGGATACGACGCAGGAGATTAAGGACGACCTACATCATATCGAGATGACGGAGACGTGCATTTGCGACGTGGCGTGGGAGATTAAAAATGTCACGAATGACGGCACGGCAACCGTATCTCGCGCGGTAGAACGAATACGCTATGAACGATCGCACTCCGATGAGCCACCCATCGCGTTCGATTCACAACATCCCCAAGGTTCGACGCTCCCTGTCAAAGTGGCCAACGGCTGCCATTTGCTCATCCATAAGCCATTTCTCGCGAAGGTTACGGCCGTGGGTAAGGTGTTGGAAGTTTATTTTCCCGATGAGCTAGCCGCCAAGCTACACAAAGAAGTCCCACAGAATCTAGGAACGCTGCAATTTTCTCCGAGTTACTTGAAGCGCTGGATTGGCCAATCCTTCGCGACGCTTCCTGAACAATCCGTAGCCATCGGCCACACCTGGGAAGAACAGGATTTTCAAAGGAACCAGACGTCTACGACCAAATTCACATTGACGGGACAAGAGGATTACGAAGGCAAGCAGGTCGACAAAATCGAAATGGTCGGAATCTCACAAATCGATCTGCCAAGTGAATTGCAAGTCGTTGCCAAACAGCAATCGACCACTGGCAAGATTTATTGGGATAACGCCTGTGGATCTCTCGTTGAATCAAACGTTCGAACCAAGATGAACTTCGTGTTCAGGAAGGATAATTTGTCATCCGAACAGCATTTCATGTTTACTGTAAGCGTGAAACGCCTAGGGACCGAAAACGATGGGGCAGGCGACGCCAGTCGCACCAGGTAG
- a CDS encoding tRNA (cytidine(34)-2'-O)-methyltransferase: MKYEPRLHIVLYQPEIPHNTGSVGRTCVAAGAKLWLVRPLGFRLDDYYLRRAGLDYWPHLEWEAVDDWQSLVAQLPSVAPYYFTKTATRSYTSVDYRPADVLVFGSESQGLPAALLEPNRDRALRIPIRPAARSLNLSNSVAIVMFEALRQWENGDE; the protein is encoded by the coding sequence GTGAAATACGAACCACGTCTGCACATCGTGCTGTACCAACCCGAAATCCCGCATAACACCGGCAGCGTCGGTCGCACGTGCGTTGCCGCGGGGGCCAAGCTGTGGCTGGTTCGGCCGTTGGGTTTCCGGCTGGATGACTATTATCTGCGCCGGGCTGGGCTCGACTATTGGCCTCATTTGGAATGGGAAGCCGTCGACGACTGGCAATCGCTCGTCGCGCAATTACCGTCGGTTGCACCGTATTACTTCACCAAAACGGCGACGCGCAGCTACACCAGTGTCGACTACCGGCCGGCCGACGTATTGGTTTTCGGCAGCGAGTCGCAGGGGCTGCCGGCGGCCTTGTTGGAGCCGAACCGCGATCGGGCGCTGCGGATCCCGATCCGTCCGGCAGCCCGCAGCCTGAACCTGTCGAACTCGGTGGCCATCGTGATGTTCGAGGCGCTACGACAATGGGAAAACGGCGATGAGTAG
- a CDS encoding sugar ABC transporter ATP-binding protein, producing the protein MSDRTALLSMHGITKRFGATVALADVSLSVGAGQVLALIGENGAGKSTLMKVLSGAHRPDAGEMYLDGRGYAPTGPHQARVAGVAMIYQELNLALDLSVEDNIMLGQEQHRAGWLCRGSQRARVQQALDMLGHPELRPDTLVERLSVGARQLVEIARALVFHPRVIVFDEPTSSLTAHDAEHLFAVIARLRDAGLGIIYISHFLEEIRRVAERYTVLRDGRTVGSGELAGASEAQIVALMVGRNVQDLFPTVPHKAGEEILEVQDLGGVKVPRGVSLTLHRGEILGIAGLVGAGRTELLRCIFGLDAVRRGVVRVAAYTPRPTPRARIRAGLGLVSEDRKGEGLAQQRSIADNLTLSRLAPYSRWGWLNLRRREVAVRDWMGRLEIKAATTEQPVSELSGGNQQKVAIARVLHQQADVLLLDEPTRGIDVGTKAEIYRRMGQLAAEGKSVVFVSSYLPELLAVCDRVGVMARGRLREVRQARQWTEEEVMACAIGGDQS; encoded by the coding sequence ATGAGCGATCGAACTGCGCTACTTTCGATGCACGGCATTACAAAGCGGTTCGGCGCCACCGTTGCGCTGGCGGACGTGTCGCTCTCGGTCGGGGCCGGGCAAGTGCTGGCTCTGATCGGCGAAAATGGCGCCGGCAAAAGCACCCTCATGAAAGTGCTTTCGGGCGCACATCGTCCCGATGCCGGCGAGATGTACCTGGACGGACGCGGCTACGCCCCCACGGGTCCACACCAGGCGCGCGTAGCGGGCGTCGCCATGATCTACCAAGAGTTGAACCTGGCGTTGGACCTCAGCGTCGAAGACAACATCATGCTCGGCCAAGAGCAGCATCGGGCCGGCTGGCTATGTCGTGGCAGCCAGCGCGCGCGCGTCCAGCAAGCCCTGGACATGCTAGGCCATCCAGAGCTGCGTCCCGATACGCTGGTCGAGCGTCTTTCGGTCGGGGCACGGCAGCTGGTCGAAATCGCCCGCGCCTTGGTCTTTCATCCGCGGGTGATCGTCTTCGACGAGCCCACTAGTTCGCTAACGGCCCACGATGCAGAACATCTCTTTGCGGTGATTGCACGGTTACGTGACGCGGGGCTGGGCATCATCTATATCAGTCATTTTCTGGAAGAGATCCGTCGCGTGGCAGAGCGTTACACGGTCCTCCGCGATGGACGCACTGTCGGCTCCGGAGAATTAGCCGGCGCCAGCGAAGCGCAGATCGTGGCGCTGATGGTCGGGCGCAACGTGCAAGACCTCTTTCCCACGGTGCCGCACAAGGCAGGGGAAGAAATTCTCGAAGTCCAGGACCTCGGCGGAGTCAAGGTGCCGCGCGGCGTAAGCCTGACACTGCATCGTGGTGAAATACTTGGAATCGCCGGATTGGTGGGCGCAGGGCGGACCGAGCTATTGCGGTGCATCTTCGGGCTCGACGCAGTTCGCCGCGGCGTCGTGCGTGTGGCAGCATATACGCCTCGTCCGACGCCGCGGGCACGAATCCGCGCCGGGCTGGGGCTGGTTTCCGAAGATCGCAAGGGGGAAGGGCTCGCTCAGCAGCGCTCGATTGCCGATAATCTGACCCTCAGCCGTCTCGCGCCGTACAGCCGCTGGGGTTGGCTCAACCTGCGGCGCCGCGAGGTGGCGGTGCGCGACTGGATGGGTCGGCTGGAGATCAAAGCCGCCACGACAGAACAGCCCGTCAGCGAACTCTCGGGAGGCAATCAACAAAAGGTGGCGATCGCCCGCGTTCTGCACCAACAGGCCGACGTGCTACTGTTGGACGAACCTACCCGCGGGATCGACGTCGGCACCAAAGCCGAAATCTATCGTCGCATGGGGCAGCTCGCCGCGGAGGGTAAATCGGTCGTCTTCGTCAGCTCGTACTTGCCCGAGTTGTTGGCAGTTTGCGACCGCGTAGGAGTCATGGCGCGGGGCCGCCTGCGCGAAGTCCGGCAAGCGCGCCAATGGACCGAGGAAGAAGTGATGGCTTGCGCGATCGGGGGAGACCAGTCGTGA